A stretch of Buteo buteo chromosome 9, bButBut1.hap1.1, whole genome shotgun sequence DNA encodes these proteins:
- the HMBS gene encoding porphobilinogen deaminase isoform X1 gives MAEPGAAAGENGVGGRAVRVGTRRSQLARIQTDSVVEMLRELYPDLCFEIVAMSTTGDRILDTALSKIGEKSLFTKELENALERNEVDLVVHSLKDLPTSLPPGFTIGAVCKRENPLDAVVFHPKNCGKTLSLLPEKSVIGTSSLRRAAQLKKKFPQLEFRDIRGNLNTRLKKLDEKEDFSAIILAAAGLKRMGWENRIGQLLSPEDCLYAVGQGALAVEVRAKDQEILNMVSALHDADTVLRCIAERAFMKRLEGGCSVPVAVNTMLKDGQLYLTGAVYSLDGSDSLKETMQTSVNYPQQNEDGPNDDVQHVGITAKNVPGQAQEAAENLGVELASLLLSKGAKHILSVARQLNDAR, from the exons CTGGCCCGGATTCAGACCGACAGCGTAGTTGAGATGCTCCGTGAGCTATACCCTGACCTCTGCTTTGAGATCG TTGCCATGTCGACAACCGGAGACAGGATCTTGGATACAGCGCTTTCCAAG ATCGGGGAGAAGAGCCTCTTCACCAAAGAGCTGGAAAACGCACTTGAAAGAAATGA AGTTGACCTCGTGGTTCACTCCTTGAAGGACCTGCCAACTTCTCTTCCTCCTGGCTTTACCATCGGTGCTGTCTGCAA AAGGGAAAACCCACTCGATGCTGTTGTCTTTCATCCCAAAAACTGTGGGAAAACACTGAGCCTCCTTCCTGAAAAGAG TGTGATTGGAACCAGCTCACTTCGGAGAGCAGCCCAGCTCAAAAAGAAGTTCCCTCAGTTAGAATTCAGGGATATT AGAGGGAATTTAAATACCCGCTTAAAAAAGCTAGATGAGAAGGAAGACTTCAGTGCCATcatcctggctgctgctgggctgaagAGAATGGGCTGGGAGAATCGCATTGGCCAG CTCCTAAGCCCTGAAGATTGTCTGTATGCTGTTGGACAG GGTGCCTTAGCAGTGGAAGTTCGTGCCAAAGACCAAGAGATACTGAATATGGTATCTGCCCTGCATGATGCAGACACCGTGTTACGCTGCATTGCTGAGAGAGCCTTTATGAAACGTTTG gagGGTGGATGTAGCGTCCCTGTCGCCGTCAACACCATGCTGAAAGATGGCCAG TTGTATTTGACAGGAGCAGTCTACAGTTTGGATGGATCCGATAGCCTGAAGGAGACTATGCAGACCAGCGTTAATTATCCCCAACAG AATGAAGATGGACCAAACGACGACGTGCAGCATGTTGGCATCACAGCCAAGAATGTCCCTGGTCAGGcccaggaagctgcagagaacCTTGGTGTTGAACTAGCTAGTTTACTTCTGAGCAAGGGAGCTAAGCATATCCTTAGCGTGGCAAGGCAGCTCAACGATGCCCGCTAA
- the DPAGT1 gene encoding UDP-N-acetylglucosamine--dolichyl-phosphate N-acetylglucosaminephosphotransferase has translation MAAWPAVPLLINLGGSLLGFAATVTLIPAFKDHFLAARLFGEDLNKASRHPVPEAQGVISGAVFLITLFCFIPVPFLRCFVEEQCAAFPYDEFVELIGSLLAICCMIFLGFADDVLNLRWRHKLLLPTMASLPLLMVYFTNFGNTTIVVPKPFRVLLGMHLDLGILYYVYMGMLAVFCTNAINILAGINGIEAGQSLVIAASIIVFNIVELNGDYRDDHIFSLYFMIPFFFTTLGLFYHNWYPSRVFVGDTFCYFAGMTFAVVGILGHFSKTMLLFFIPQVLNFLYSLPQLFHIIPCPRHRLPRLNPSTGKLEMSYSKFKTKSLSALGTNILKAVKILHIVDVRSGTDEDGEYTECNNMTLINFVIKLIGPTHERNLTLLLLLIQVLGSMIAFSIRYQLVRLFYDV, from the exons ATGGCGGCCTGGCCCGCCGTGCCCCTCCTCATCAACCTCGGCGGGTCGCTGCTGGGCTTCGCGGCCACGGTCACGCTGATCCCGGCCTTCAAGGACCACTTCCTCGCCGCGCGGCTCTTCGGCGAAGACCTCAACAAGGCCTCGCGGCATCCCGT CCCCGAAGCACAGGGCGTGATCAGCGGGGCCGTGTTCCTGATCACCCTCTTCTGCTTCATCCCCGTGCCCTTCCTGAGATGCTTCGTGGAGGAGCAGTGTGCGGCCTTTCCTTATGACGAG TTCGTGGAGCTCATCGGTTCGCTCCTCGCCATCTGCTGCATGATTTTCCTGGGCTTTGCCGATGACGTTCTGAACCTGCGCTGGCGCCACAAGCTCCTTCTTCCTACCATGGCTTCCCTCCCGCTGCTCATGGTTTACTTCACCAACTTTGGGAACACGACCATTGTGGTGCCTAAGCCCTTCCGGGTGCTGCTGGGCATGCACTTGGACCTGG GTATCCTCTACTATGTGTACATGGGCATGCTAGCAGTGTTCTGCACTAACGCCATCAACATTCTTGCTGGAATTAATGGAATTGAAGCAGGGCAGTCTCTGGTGATAGCTGCTTCCATCATCGTATTCAACATTGTAGAGTTAAATG GAGATTATCGAGATGatcacattttttccctctacTTCAtgattccctttttttttaccacGCTGGGGCTGTTTTACCACAACTG GTACCCATCTCGAGTGTTTGTTGGGGACACCTTCTGCTACTTTGCTGGCATGACCTTCGCTGTGGTGGGGATCTTGGGGCACTTTAGCAAaacaatgctgctttttttcatccCACAAGTGCTCAACTTCCTCTACTCGTTGCCTCAACTGTTCCACATCATTCCTTGTCCCCGTCACCGGCTGCCGAG gCTCAATCCTAGTACAGGGAAGTTGGAGATGAGCTACTCCAAATTCAAAACTAAGAGTCTCTCTGCCCTGGGAACAAACATTCTGAAG GCAGTCAAGATCTTGCACATAGTAGATGTGAGGAGTGGAACAGATGAAGATGGCGAATACACCGAGTGCAATAATATGACACTTATTAACTTTGTTATAAAGCTGATTGGACCCACCCACGAGCGAAATCTCACTCTCCTGTTGCTACTCATTCAG GTCCTGGGTAGCATGATTGCTTTTTCAATCCGGTACCAACTAGTGCGCTTGTTTTACGATGTATGA
- the HMBS gene encoding porphobilinogen deaminase isoform X2 translates to MAEPGAAALARIQTDSVVEMLRELYPDLCFEIVAMSTTGDRILDTALSKIGEKSLFTKELENALERNEVDLVVHSLKDLPTSLPPGFTIGAVCKRENPLDAVVFHPKNCGKTLSLLPEKSVIGTSSLRRAAQLKKKFPQLEFRDIRGNLNTRLKKLDEKEDFSAIILAAAGLKRMGWENRIGQLLSPEDCLYAVGQGALAVEVRAKDQEILNMVSALHDADTVLRCIAERAFMKRLEGGCSVPVAVNTMLKDGQLYLTGAVYSLDGSDSLKETMQTSVNYPQQNEDGPNDDVQHVGITAKNVPGQAQEAAENLGVELASLLLSKGAKHILSVARQLNDAR, encoded by the exons CTGGCCCGGATTCAGACCGACAGCGTAGTTGAGATGCTCCGTGAGCTATACCCTGACCTCTGCTTTGAGATCG TTGCCATGTCGACAACCGGAGACAGGATCTTGGATACAGCGCTTTCCAAG ATCGGGGAGAAGAGCCTCTTCACCAAAGAGCTGGAAAACGCACTTGAAAGAAATGA AGTTGACCTCGTGGTTCACTCCTTGAAGGACCTGCCAACTTCTCTTCCTCCTGGCTTTACCATCGGTGCTGTCTGCAA AAGGGAAAACCCACTCGATGCTGTTGTCTTTCATCCCAAAAACTGTGGGAAAACACTGAGCCTCCTTCCTGAAAAGAG TGTGATTGGAACCAGCTCACTTCGGAGAGCAGCCCAGCTCAAAAAGAAGTTCCCTCAGTTAGAATTCAGGGATATT AGAGGGAATTTAAATACCCGCTTAAAAAAGCTAGATGAGAAGGAAGACTTCAGTGCCATcatcctggctgctgctgggctgaagAGAATGGGCTGGGAGAATCGCATTGGCCAG CTCCTAAGCCCTGAAGATTGTCTGTATGCTGTTGGACAG GGTGCCTTAGCAGTGGAAGTTCGTGCCAAAGACCAAGAGATACTGAATATGGTATCTGCCCTGCATGATGCAGACACCGTGTTACGCTGCATTGCTGAGAGAGCCTTTATGAAACGTTTG gagGGTGGATGTAGCGTCCCTGTCGCCGTCAACACCATGCTGAAAGATGGCCAG TTGTATTTGACAGGAGCAGTCTACAGTTTGGATGGATCCGATAGCCTGAAGGAGACTATGCAGACCAGCGTTAATTATCCCCAACAG AATGAAGATGGACCAAACGACGACGTGCAGCATGTTGGCATCACAGCCAAGAATGTCCCTGGTCAGGcccaggaagctgcagagaacCTTGGTGTTGAACTAGCTAGTTTACTTCTGAGCAAGGGAGCTAAGCATATCCTTAGCGTGGCAAGGCAGCTCAACGATGCCCGCTAA
- the H2AX gene encoding histone H2AX, which produces MSGRGKSGGKARAKAKSRSSRAGLQFPVGRVHRLLRRGHYAERVGAGAPVYLAAVLEYLTAEILELAGNAARDNKKTRIIPRHLQLAVRNDEELNKLLGGVTIAQGGVLPNIQAVLLPKKTGGGGGAGPAKAGKKGSGQQSQEY; this is translated from the coding sequence ATGTCTGGCCGTGGCAAGAGCGGCGGTAAGGCCCGAGCTAAGGCCAAGTCTCGCTCCTCCCGGGCTGGGCTGCAGTTCCCGGTCGGGCGCGTTCACCGGCTGCTGCGGCGCGGGCACTACGCGGAGCGGGTGGGGGCCGGCGCGCCCGTTTACCTGGCCGCCGTGCTGGAGTACCTGACGGCCGAGATCCTGGAGCTGGCGGGCAACGCGGCGCGGGACAACAAGAAGACGCGCATCATCCCCCGCCACCTGCAGCTGGCGGTGCGCAACGACGAGGAGCTCAACAAGCTGCTGGGCGGCGTCACCATCGCGCAGGGCGGCGTTCTGCCCAACATCCAGGCCGTGCTGCTGCCCAAGAAgacgggcggcggcggcggcgcgggcccCGCCAAGGCCGGCAAGAAGGGCAGCGGGCAGCAGTCGCAGGAGTACTAG
- the HMBS gene encoding porphobilinogen deaminase isoform X3, giving the protein MLRELYPDLCFEIVAMSTTGDRILDTALSKIGEKSLFTKELENALERNEVDLVVHSLKDLPTSLPPGFTIGAVCKRENPLDAVVFHPKNCGKTLSLLPEKSVIGTSSLRRAAQLKKKFPQLEFRDIRGNLNTRLKKLDEKEDFSAIILAAAGLKRMGWENRIGQLLSPEDCLYAVGQGALAVEVRAKDQEILNMVSALHDADTVLRCIAERAFMKRLEGGCSVPVAVNTMLKDGQLYLTGAVYSLDGSDSLKETMQTSVNYPQQNEDGPNDDVQHVGITAKNVPGQAQEAAENLGVELASLLLSKGAKHILSVARQLNDAR; this is encoded by the exons ATGCTCCGTGAGCTATACCCTGACCTCTGCTTTGAGATCG TTGCCATGTCGACAACCGGAGACAGGATCTTGGATACAGCGCTTTCCAAG ATCGGGGAGAAGAGCCTCTTCACCAAAGAGCTGGAAAACGCACTTGAAAGAAATGA AGTTGACCTCGTGGTTCACTCCTTGAAGGACCTGCCAACTTCTCTTCCTCCTGGCTTTACCATCGGTGCTGTCTGCAA AAGGGAAAACCCACTCGATGCTGTTGTCTTTCATCCCAAAAACTGTGGGAAAACACTGAGCCTCCTTCCTGAAAAGAG TGTGATTGGAACCAGCTCACTTCGGAGAGCAGCCCAGCTCAAAAAGAAGTTCCCTCAGTTAGAATTCAGGGATATT AGAGGGAATTTAAATACCCGCTTAAAAAAGCTAGATGAGAAGGAAGACTTCAGTGCCATcatcctggctgctgctgggctgaagAGAATGGGCTGGGAGAATCGCATTGGCCAG CTCCTAAGCCCTGAAGATTGTCTGTATGCTGTTGGACAG GGTGCCTTAGCAGTGGAAGTTCGTGCCAAAGACCAAGAGATACTGAATATGGTATCTGCCCTGCATGATGCAGACACCGTGTTACGCTGCATTGCTGAGAGAGCCTTTATGAAACGTTTG gagGGTGGATGTAGCGTCCCTGTCGCCGTCAACACCATGCTGAAAGATGGCCAG TTGTATTTGACAGGAGCAGTCTACAGTTTGGATGGATCCGATAGCCTGAAGGAGACTATGCAGACCAGCGTTAATTATCCCCAACAG AATGAAGATGGACCAAACGACGACGTGCAGCATGTTGGCATCACAGCCAAGAATGTCCCTGGTCAGGcccaggaagctgcagagaacCTTGGTGTTGAACTAGCTAGTTTACTTCTGAGCAAGGGAGCTAAGCATATCCTTAGCGTGGCAAGGCAGCTCAACGATGCCCGCTAA